The following proteins are encoded in a genomic region of Ictalurus furcatus strain D&B chromosome 6, Billie_1.0, whole genome shotgun sequence:
- the LOC128608448 gene encoding uncharacterized protein LOC128608448 — MKIHKYTVIVIIFSLFRPITGVTVTERSVQEGETFIFHLPNLESGRSVEWKQMNKLLAIISLDNPNNTVILQQGHRHQFMQNGSVVIRDVKQEDTGNYTCKIIFKDNKIETHILSLTLYSETTEQSPTYNSTSTTSVPPALNKLQIVIMISSLGGLLLLGGVIVVVLKCRRKRQTREEPIYSNTYYRREGNPRTCGKKVTGDQKQTKS; from the exons ATGAAGATTCATAAATACACagtcatcgtcatcatcttTAGCCTTTTCCGTCCTATCACAG GTGTGACTGTCACCGAGAGGTCTGTGCAGGAGGGCGAGACGTTCATCTTCCATCTGCCGAACCTAGAGTCTGGCAGATCAGTCGAATGGAAACAGATGAATAAACTGCTGGCCATCATTAGCCTGGACAATCCCAACAACACAGTAATACTTCAGCAGGGACACAGACATCAGTTCATGCAGAATGGGTCAGTCGTAATCAGAGATGTCAAACAGGAAGACACTGGCAACTACACTTGCAAGATCATATTCAAAGACAACAAAATTGAAACACACATCCTCTCACTTACTCTGTACTCAG aaaCTACAGAACAGAGCCCTACTTACAACTCTACATCCACTACATCAG TTCCTCCGGCTCTTAATAAGCTGCAGATTGTGATTATGATTTCATCACTCGGAGGTTTGCTTCTGCTTGGCGGTGTGATAGTCGTCGTTTTAAAATGCAGAAGGAAACGTCAGACTCGGG agGAACCCATTTACAGCAACACGTATTACAGGCGTGAAGGAAACCCGAGGACATGCGGAAAAAAGGTCACAGGTGACCAGAAGCAAACGAAATCATGA